A single region of the Rhodohalobacter sp. 614A genome encodes:
- a CDS encoding MFS transporter, with protein MTYLAFVRKERRLLSFAVSFTFFSSFGQTFLISLFVPYFLTAFELSNATFGSLYSAATLTSALALPWLGQWIDRIPLRQYSMYVAIGLLIASLVMAVSWHISMLFVGLILLRLSGQGLSGHTAQTTMARYNDQLRGKALSISGIGYPLGEAILPSVIAGLLVMLHWRTTWALIALVIGIFFIPVLWFLIRKERTAVDDEVVGDEKKISTSDQYKNLLTDTRTLFVIPAILMPPFWVTGLFLYQVSAAEQLGWSAALIASAFVAFAGMRIATGLFSGPIIDRFSAKSIFPFLLIPMIAGLLVGYFFSGGWAAFVYLGLIGATMGFSSTIKSALWAEMYGTKVIGTVQSIFSSLMVFSTALSPFLVGWLLDQSVSMNSILMIAIITSVISGILSLKIMPAFSRRNTDKAKV; from the coding sequence ATGACTTACCTGGCATTTGTCAGAAAGGAGAGGCGACTTCTCTCTTTTGCAGTTTCTTTTACTTTCTTCTCAAGTTTTGGACAAACATTTTTAATCTCTCTTTTTGTCCCATACTTCTTAACAGCCTTCGAATTGAGTAACGCTACATTCGGCTCACTTTACTCGGCTGCCACACTTACAAGCGCTTTGGCTCTTCCCTGGCTGGGGCAGTGGATCGACCGCATTCCACTCCGGCAATACAGCATGTATGTAGCCATTGGCCTTTTAATAGCAAGCTTGGTGATGGCCGTTTCGTGGCACATCTCCATGCTGTTTGTTGGGCTGATTTTACTCCGTCTTTCCGGCCAGGGTCTCAGCGGGCATACCGCTCAAACAACTATGGCCCGTTACAACGACCAACTTCGGGGAAAGGCACTTAGTATTTCCGGAATTGGATACCCGCTTGGCGAGGCTATTTTGCCATCCGTTATTGCCGGTTTGCTGGTGATGTTGCATTGGAGAACCACCTGGGCGTTAATTGCGTTAGTGATTGGAATATTTTTCATTCCGGTTCTTTGGTTTTTGATTCGCAAAGAAAGAACCGCAGTTGATGATGAAGTTGTCGGTGATGAGAAAAAAATCTCAACGAGCGATCAGTACAAGAATCTTCTCACCGATACGCGCACGCTATTTGTGATTCCGGCCATACTCATGCCGCCATTTTGGGTAACCGGTCTCTTTTTGTATCAGGTTTCGGCAGCTGAGCAATTGGGGTGGTCAGCGGCGTTGATTGCCTCAGCATTTGTGGCATTTGCCGGTATGCGAATTGCTACAGGCTTATTCTCCGGCCCGATTATTGACCGGTTTTCTGCAAAATCAATCTTTCCTTTTTTGCTGATCCCGATGATTGCTGGACTGCTGGTCGGTTACTTCTTCTCAGGAGGCTGGGCCGCATTTGTTTATCTCGGTTTGATTGGAGCTACTATGGGCTTCTCAAGCACCATCAAATCTGCACTATGGGCGGAAATGTACGGTACAAAAGTGATCGGAACGGTTCAGAGTATTTTTTCATCCCTGATGGTATTTAGCACAGCATTGAGTCCGTTTTTAGTTGGCTGGCTGCTCGATCAATCCGTCTCCATGAATTCCATTTTGATGATAGCCATTATCACAAGTGTGATTTCCGGAATTCTTTCCCTTAAAATTATGCCGGCTTTTTCGCGCAGGAATACAGATAAGGCAAAAGTGTAA